A window of the Cystobacter fuscus genome harbors these coding sequences:
- a CDS encoding AAA family ATPase, with product MNLTLAVYQSRSASGTMRWTTLGLGSYTRSREGKSAVKLQQKLVEDLRGLLGELPPRELACFQLPRGIRLERVQLELDFKRMRSGTDTPRLSGLFPLILEPRWRTRSEPLLIAYHPARQQEWFAVEAGQSLEEQAKLYFTHAWARLESEELEALRSNRKDSLKAFSFVAQPPTLLDQLGGKKGPWSDLEVEDRPGKGKKRPKKGSGTRVLHTLGTHLTLQAAEGSLAIGMPRVPYREQLQLLLGGERRTPVLLVGPPGCGKRTLLKHFVADQLDADGFQAHRNLDKVTEVWTIAGKRIIAGMSYVGDWEQRCLQVLEDARGGRRILFVEDLQSFGLLGRTRDSDTHLALFFQGALARGEITLVGAVTPEQLQRLESDAPSFAALFTQVHVRPTSADETLRMLLHEARELESKHALSWHPLLFPVLLEQASSLFPGAALPGKALDLLRELATGSQREGRTLGVEELFTHLAGRTGLPSTLLSAREPLAPEEVHEALSRKVMGQPDAVREACDLVARIHAGLTDPLRPYGVYLFTGPTGTGKTELARALASYLYGDASRMIRLDMAEFQTPDAVARLTGDPWRPEGHLTRLIREQPFSLVLLDEIEKAHSSLLYLLLQLFDEGRLTDASGDTADFTHTVIVMTSNLGARRKPPVGIGEPDARTFALEADRAVRDFFPPELFNRIDRIVHFSPLSREVGEKVVEKELARLLARQGLTSRNIFVSADDAVKRRIVEEAFDARLGARPLKRYLEEHVGQVLSDAIIRGPQSLLRLFQLYTREERFEVQADALIPREPVAEGFALEPLLELPISGLREKLLEAHEAVRAMRESEALGALSEQVRFHLERLQAGEREHAESLYTLDAMRLYLEHFATQLESLARAPEEEAREMIEAQQFNLFDRRALAPVRTATREQLLDALAEVYFLQRVLRGLARPDQHTVLLELLPLGQWRRGAASGSLLTRWLCTAYAHSRGAIESFAAHLPGGAVVSGGLRQLREFLHASTVEPVHAAIKLVGPGIRPFLEGESGLHVWQSSGRLPEIVKVRVHDAQAPAPAVLLAGHGARLQAFHQARQEGVRPLPEDPEAAMPVVRAYRFEPPTRQGLAELELDDYLLTYSGTHRVRSPAEALPVLWRLRMSQNPADPERGGRHE from the coding sequence ATGAACCTGACCCTCGCCGTCTACCAGAGCCGGAGTGCCTCGGGGACCATGCGGTGGACCACGCTCGGACTCGGTTCGTATACCCGGAGCCGTGAGGGAAAGAGCGCGGTCAAGCTTCAACAGAAGCTCGTGGAGGATCTGCGCGGCCTCCTGGGAGAGCTGCCCCCACGTGAGCTGGCGTGCTTCCAGTTGCCTCGCGGCATCCGGCTGGAGCGCGTGCAGTTGGAGCTGGATTTCAAGCGCATGCGCTCGGGAACCGATACGCCCCGGCTGTCCGGCCTGTTTCCGTTGATCCTCGAGCCGCGCTGGCGCACCCGGAGCGAGCCCCTGTTGATCGCCTACCATCCCGCGCGCCAGCAGGAGTGGTTCGCCGTCGAGGCGGGCCAGTCCCTGGAGGAGCAGGCGAAGCTCTACTTCACCCACGCCTGGGCGCGGCTGGAGTCCGAGGAGCTCGAAGCGCTGCGCTCCAACCGCAAGGACAGCCTCAAGGCGTTCTCGTTCGTCGCCCAGCCTCCGACACTGCTCGACCAGCTCGGTGGGAAGAAGGGCCCCTGGTCGGACCTGGAGGTGGAGGATCGACCCGGCAAGGGCAAGAAGCGCCCGAAGAAGGGGAGTGGCACCCGGGTGCTCCACACCCTGGGCACCCATCTCACGCTCCAGGCGGCCGAGGGCTCGTTGGCGATCGGCATGCCCCGTGTGCCCTATCGCGAGCAATTGCAGTTGCTGCTCGGTGGAGAGCGGCGCACGCCGGTGTTGCTTGTCGGGCCCCCGGGGTGTGGCAAGCGGACCCTGCTCAAGCACTTCGTCGCCGATCAGCTCGACGCCGATGGCTTCCAGGCCCATCGCAACCTCGACAAGGTGACCGAGGTGTGGACGATCGCCGGCAAGCGGATCATCGCCGGTATGAGCTACGTCGGGGATTGGGAGCAGCGCTGCCTCCAGGTGCTCGAGGACGCCAGGGGAGGGCGCCGCATCCTCTTCGTCGAGGATCTCCAGTCCTTTGGCCTCCTGGGCCGCACGCGGGACAGTGACACCCACCTCGCGCTGTTCTTCCAGGGGGCGCTCGCTCGGGGAGAGATCACCCTGGTGGGCGCGGTGACGCCCGAGCAGCTCCAGCGGCTGGAGTCGGACGCGCCATCCTTCGCCGCGCTCTTCACCCAGGTGCACGTGCGCCCGACGAGCGCCGACGAGACGCTGCGCATGTTGCTGCACGAGGCGCGCGAGCTGGAGTCCAAACACGCGCTGTCCTGGCATCCCCTGTTGTTCCCCGTGCTGCTCGAACAGGCCTCGTCCCTGTTCCCCGGCGCCGCGCTGCCGGGCAAGGCGTTGGATCTGCTGCGCGAGCTGGCCACGGGCTCCCAGCGCGAGGGTCGGACGCTCGGCGTGGAGGAGCTCTTCACGCACCTGGCGGGCCGCACGGGGCTGCCGTCCACCCTGCTCAGCGCCCGGGAGCCCCTGGCGCCCGAGGAGGTTCACGAGGCCCTCTCGCGCAAGGTGATGGGCCAACCGGACGCCGTGCGCGAGGCGTGCGATCTCGTCGCGCGCATCCATGCCGGGCTCACCGATCCCCTCAGGCCCTACGGCGTCTATCTCTTCACCGGCCCCACCGGCACGGGCAAGACGGAGCTCGCGCGCGCGCTGGCCAGCTACCTGTACGGCGACGCCTCGCGGATGATCCGGCTCGACATGGCCGAGTTCCAGACGCCGGACGCCGTCGCCCGGCTCACCGGGGATCCGTGGCGACCCGAGGGCCATCTGACCCGGCTCATCCGCGAGCAGCCCTTCTCGCTCGTGTTGTTGGATGAGATCGAGAAGGCCCACTCCTCGCTGCTCTACCTGCTCCTGCAGCTCTTCGACGAGGGCCGCCTGACGGACGCCTCGGGCGACACGGCGGACTTCACGCATACCGTCATCGTGATGACGAGCAACCTGGGCGCCCGGCGCAAGCCGCCCGTGGGCATCGGAGAGCCGGACGCGCGCACCTTCGCGCTCGAGGCGGACCGGGCCGTGCGCGACTTCTTCCCCCCCGAGCTCTTCAACCGCATCGATCGCATCGTCCACTTCTCGCCGCTCTCGCGCGAGGTGGGGGAGAAGGTCGTCGAGAAGGAACTCGCGCGGCTGCTCGCGAGGCAGGGGCTCACCTCGCGCAACATCTTCGTGTCCGCGGACGACGCGGTGAAGCGGCGCATCGTGGAGGAGGCCTTCGATGCCCGCCTGGGCGCGCGGCCCCTCAAGCGCTACCTGGAGGAGCACGTGGGCCAGGTGCTCTCCGACGCCATCATCCGCGGTCCCCAGTCCCTCTTGCGCCTGTTCCAGCTCTACACCCGCGAGGAGCGCTTCGAGGTCCAGGCCGACGCGCTCATCCCCCGCGAGCCCGTGGCCGAGGGCTTCGCGCTGGAGCCCCTCCTGGAGCTACCCATCTCGGGCTTGCGCGAGAAGCTGCTCGAGGCCCACGAGGCCGTGCGCGCCATGCGCGAGAGCGAGGCGCTCGGTGCCCTGTCCGAGCAGGTCCGCTTCCACCTGGAGCGGTTGCAGGCCGGTGAGCGCGAACACGCCGAGTCGCTCTACACGCTCGACGCCATGCGCCTGTACCTGGAGCACTTCGCCACCCAGCTCGAGTCGCTCGCCCGCGCGCCCGAGGAAGAGGCCCGGGAGATGATCGAGGCGCAGCAGTTCAACCTCTTCGATCGCCGGGCGCTCGCCCCGGTGCGGACCGCGACCCGCGAGCAACTGCTCGATGCGCTGGCCGAGGTGTACTTCCTCCAACGCGTCCTCCGGGGACTCGCCCGGCCGGATCAGCACACCGTGCTGCTGGAGCTGCTTCCGCTGGGACAGTGGCGCCGGGGCGCGGCCTCCGGCTCGCTGCTCACCCGGTGGTTGTGCACGGCCTACGCCCACTCGCGCGGGGCGATCGAGTCCTTCGCCGCGCACCTGCCCGGAGGCGCCGTGGTGTCCGGGGGCTTGCGCCAGCTCCGGGAGTTCCTGCACGCCTCCACCGTGGAGCCGGTGCACGCCGCCATCAAGCTGGTGGGTCCGGGCATCCGTCCCTTCCTCGAGGGTGAGAGCGGGCTGCACGTCTGGCAATCCTCGGGGCGGCTGCCGGAGATCGTGAAGGTGCGCGTCCATGACGCCCAGGCCCCCGCGCCCGCGGTGCTGCTCGCGGGACATGGCGCCCGGCTCCAGGCCTTCCACCAGGCGCGGCAGGAAGGTGTGCGCCCCCTGCCCGAGGATCCCGAGGCCGCCATGCCCGTGGTCCGGGCCTACCGCTTCGAGCCTCCCACGCGTCAGGGATTGGCGGAGCTGGAGCTGGACGACTACCTGCTCACCTACAGCGGCACCCACCGGGTGCGCTCTCCCGCCGAGGCCCTGCCCGTGCTGTGGCGGTTGCGGATGAGCCAGAATCCGGCGGACCCCGAGCGGGGAGGGCGCCATGAGTGA